AGTCGAGGACATCATCGAGCGGCACCAGCGTCGGCTCGCCATCGAGGTCCGCCGCGGTGATCGCGTCGGCGGCACTGAGATGGTGATCAACCGGAACCACGGCCACCGTCGTCTCGTCGTAGAGAGGGATCACCGCCAGCCCGGCCGAATCGGATAGCGGCCGCAGCAAGGCCACATCGACGGTGCCGGCCCGCACCGCGTCCGCCGCGTCGGCTGCGGTGACCGCTCGCAACTGCAGCGGGACCCCGGGATGACGCTCCGCCCAGATACGGGCCCACTTCGCGGGCGTCCCGCCGGGGACGTACCCGAGAGTGAGCGATGGCGGGGTCACCGCATCAGGCTACCGATAGGCTGATGCCATGAGCAGGCCGAACGCGCAGTCCATGAAACCCGCCACCGCGGCGAAGAAATTGGACGTGTACTTACAGGCGACCCCTGCGGAGTTCCAGGAGAACCCGATCACCCGCGCCGAGCTGGCCGCCCTGCAGGCAGACCCGCCCGAGTGGCTCAAAGACCTCCGCAAGCATGGACCGCACCCGAAGAACCTGGTGGCAGCCAAGCTGGGCGTCTCGATTTCCGGTCTCACCCGCGGGGGTGTCGAGGGCGCGCTGACCACTGAGCAGATCGATCAGCTGCTCGAGGAGAAGCCGCCATGGCTGATCGCCGAACGCGAGAGCTACCAAGAGGTGCTACGCGAACAGCGACGCGTGAAGGCGCTGCACGCGGACAAGGCCCGCGAAAGCTGATCCCGAGCAGCGAGGTTCGCAGGCGTGAAGAAGGGTACCGGGTAGTTCGACACGGTGACTTCGAGCTGCGGGATGGCGGCGTGCGCTGAAACTGCTGATCCGGCCGAACGTCTTGTTGTCGGCGTGGGCCACTAGGCGGGCATCCTGTCGTGCAGGGGTGATAGCCATAGGCGTGCACCGTGTTTGGGGACGGTGGTGATGTTGCGGACCCATGGTGTTTCAGCGGATAGGTGCTTTGCGGGGCTGATGGTGAAGTGCCGGAAGATCTCTTGCAGGATCACCGTGCCCTCAGTAAGGGCGAATCCTGCACCCAAACATCGGCGTACGCCGCCGCCGAATGGCAGCCACGTGTTCGTAGCGACCGTTCCGTCCAGGAAGCGGGCGGGCCGGAACTCGGCGGGTTTGGGATGTGATTCCTCGTTGGCGTGCGCCAATACGATCGAGGTGTTCACCACCGTTCCCTTGGGCAGAGGCCGACCGCCGATCTCGGTGTCGGTGGTCAGCTTTCGTGCGGTGGATGCGATGACGGTGTGGCGGCGCATCCCCTCTTTGAGGACCGCTTCCAGGTAACGCTCATCGCCACGGGACGCCGCCGCGACGACCTCAGCTTGAATCGGCGGGTTCTGGGCCAGTTCCCACAGCGTCCAGGACAATGCGGCGGCGGTAGTTTCGTGCCCGGCCAGAAGCAAGGTGATGAGCTGATCACGCAGTTCGGCATCGGTCAGAGGAGCTGCTGCCGGGTCTTTGCCTTGCAGGAGCCGGGAAAGCACATCGCTGCGGTCGGGCAGATCCACGGCCACGCGGCGGGCGGCGATTTCTTGGTAGAGGATCGCGTCGATCTTGCACTGGTTGTCGTAGAAGCCTTTCCACGGCGGGAAGCGTTTGAGTGCCGGGTACGGTAACCCCGCGAAGATCGCGGGGTGGATGTTGATGATGGCATGCAGCCGGGTAGTCAATTCGGCCTTGATATTTGGGTCGGTAACCCCGAAGACGACTCGCAAGATGATGTCGAGAGTTAGCGCGTTCATCCGGTCCAGGCCACTGATCTCTGCGGCTGCCGGCCATTGGCCGATGTGCTCGGCGGCGACCGACTCGATCATGGCGCGGTATCCGCGCAGGGCAGCACCAGTGAAAGCGGGCATCAACAGCGAGCGCATCCGCGCGTGCTCGTCCTCGTCGGTGATCAGTACCGAGTGCTCGCCCATCGCGAAACTGAGGATCTGGTTGCCCTCACCGGCGTGCAGGACTTTCGGGTCGGCAGCGAAGATCTCCTTGATGTGCTCAGGGCGCGCGTATACAACCAGGTTGTCCGCATAGGGGGGCACCTGCAGCGAGAAGACATCGCCATACTTGCGGCGCATCGCCGGCAAGAACCGTTCCCGGAACTTCAGATACAGCACGCTTTGCACGTACCGCGGCAACCGCGGACCCGGAGGCAAGGTCACGTTCATCGCGCCGACTCGCCGAGTTCTGCCACATCATGGCCGGGCCACACCAAGCCCTTGACCTCGCATGCGTGACGCAGCGTTCGCACAAACGCGACCGCATCACCGGATGCGCCGGTGAAGTCTTCGGGCCCCATGACGACGTAGTCACCGTCAGTGGTCTGGGCCACCACCGCGGGAGTCACATCACCAGTGAGCCGCTCAATCTCGGCAGACCGTTCATTACGGTGTACCAAATCGATAGGCACCCCCAACGTGCAGGCAAGGTCCTTCCACTGCGGGTTGGTTCGGACACCACGATGGGTGATGTCGCACAGCGCGCACGAGGCGGTGCCGCGCAGCTTGCCCAGCACCCAAGCCAGCTCACCGCGGACGCCGCCATCGCCGTTATACACACCAACGAAACCCACAATGTCGTTTGCCATACTCGCTCCTCAATTGGTGATCAAACGTTTGTCACAAACGTTTGATTACCACGATAGTATGTGGGTATGCAAGATTCGGCCACCGTCCGCGAGAAGCTCCTGCAAGGTGCCCTTGATTGCCTGCAGGAACGTGGTTACGGCAACACGAGTTCGCGAGACATCGTGCGCACCGCAGGGGTGAATCTCGCCTCGATCAACTACCACTTCGGCAGCAAGGAAGCCCTGCTCAACGACGCCCTGGGCCAGTGCTTCGCCACATGGAACCAGCGCGTCCAGCAGGCCTTTGACCAGAGCGCGGCCACCAGTCCGTATGAACAGATACGGGCGGTGTTGGCCGCGACAATCGACTCCTTCGCACAGATCCGGCCCGCTGTCCACGCTTGCATCGAGTCCTACGCACCCGCGCTGCGCTCGCAGGATTTACGAGACCGCCTTGCCTCTGGTTATGCCGAGGTTCGCCAGCATTCAGTTGATTTAGCCAAGGCTGCGCTGGCCGGAACGGATATCGAACCACCCGAGTCGCTACCGACAATCGTCACGGTGCTGATGGCGATCATCGATGGCCTCATGATCCAGTGGATCGCTGACCCGACCGCTATCCCCAACTCCGAGGAAGTGCTGCAGGCGATCGCGACGCTCGGCGCACTCGTGCCGGTGAGCGATAACTCCTCGTGACGGCTATCAGGCTTTCTACGAGCCAGAGGGATCTTCGCTGGGTTGAACGTCGCGCTTGCGGAGCCGGGCGCCAGGTATCAGCATCGGCACGCGGCCGCTGTATTCACGGTACGGCTCGCCCAGATCCCGGCGCAGATCATGCTCCTCGAACTGCAGCGCAATCAAGACGTAAGCCGTTGTCGCTATTGCGAATAGCAGGTGCCCAGCCGTCATTGTCGGCGCGGCCCAGAACGCGATGATGAAACCGAGCATCAAGGGATGGCGCACCAGCCGGTAGAGCAGCGTCACCCGGAAGTCGAGATGGCTGTAGGGCGTGCCCTTCCAGGCGAGATAGACCTGGCGTAGCCCAAACAGATCGAAATGGTTGATCATGAACGTCGAGGCGAGCACGATGGCCCACCCGAGCCAAAACAGCGCAAGCAAGCCGATGCGACCCGGCGCCCAGCTCACATTCCAGACCACTGCAGGCATCGTGCGCCACTGCCAAAATAGAAGAATAAGAAGAAGACTCGACACGAGCACATAGGTGCTGCGTTCGATGGTCGACGGCACGAGCCGTGTCCACCAACGTTTGAACACAGGCCTGGCCATCACACTGTGGGGCACGGCGAACAACCCGAGCAGGACGCCATTCACTACGAAAGCGTCTGTGACAGAGGAAGCAAGACCATTGTCGACAGTGCGCGGCACCAGGAAGTCCCCCACGAAGCCGATCGAGTAGAGAAATGACGCAAGAAAGATCACGTAGCTGATCGCACCGTAACCTATGGTCAATAGCCGTCTCATCGCGTCCTCCTGGTTGTTCAAGTATCGCTTCACACAGCTCAGTGGGTGACCGTGTTGGCTTGTCTGGCCGTGCTGCCCACTTGAGTCGCAATGTCGTGCAGCGAACATCCGAACGCGATGAAGCTGAGAGCAAGCAAGGCCGAGCGCCCCATCCGCACCGGCCGGGTGACGGTGAGCCAGTACCCGACGGCCAGAAGTAAGGCGCCCAAGGCAAGCCACGTGAATCCGGCTGTCGCGACGACGAATCCCGATAGGAGTCCGGCGAGGGCGCCGGCAATCGACATCGCTGCATCCACGCGTCCCTGCATTCGGGCTCGGGTGACACTCGTTGTGGCATTTGTGACGGCGGTGCTACCGGCGACGACGCCGAGGCTCCAACCCCATCCGAGCAGGATCAGTGCTGCTGTCATGCTGATCAGAGAGCTTCCCTGGGACACAAGCACTACCAATGCCGAGCTACTGAACACGAGCGCCGCCAGCTGGCCTACCACCCGGGATCCGAAACGGTCGACGAGGTAGCCGGACAGCGGCGCCGGCAGGTACATCGAGGCGATATGCAGGGCGATCACCAGCCCAGTGGTGGACAAGCTGAATCCATTGTGGCGCATGTGCACCGGGGTCATCGTCATGATCGCGACCATGAGCGCCTGGGCCCCGCATATCGTGATCGTGCCGAAACGAAGCCCGGGGCCGGACGGCGCCGGCGTCGCGGCGCCGAAACGATCAGTTGGTCGAGACGAATCTGATTCGCCACGCGGCATCCGCAGAAACATCGCAATGATGATGAATGCAGCCAGATAGGCCAGTCCCGCCAGCACGAACAGCGCGGCCATCGCGGGCAGCTTCAGGTGCGTCGCCAACGCCTCCGCGGGCGGAAGCAAGGCAGGCCCAACAAGGACACCGGCCGAGGTACTCATCAGGACCACGCTCATGACGAGTGCCTGATGCTTGAAGCGAACGAGATCGGCCCCTGCATACCTTGCTTGCATCGTGGCCGCGCTGCCAGCACCGTAAGCACCCAAGGCCAACAGCAGAATCGCAGCATTGGAGGTGATAATCGCCACCACCGCTGCGGCGCTCCCGATAGCTGCGGCGCCGTATCCGAATGCCAGTCCACCCCTGCGGCCCCATCGCTGCGACAGACTGCCGATGACTGCTGCCGCTAAAGCAGTTCCAGTCGTTACCGCAGCATTGGGCAATCCTGCTAAAAGTTCTGTCCCGAAAGCGCTTTGAGACAGCAGAGCTCCCGCGGTGACACCCGCGGCCAAGCCAGATCCACCGATGAGCTGCGAGAGCAGCAGAACCGTGATGTTCCCGCGGGGCAAGAACCGCGGACGGGCCGCTAGCGTTGCCACCAATGGATCCACTCGGCTTCCTCGCGCTGTTTGCGGTCGTGGGTGGCCTCCGACGGCTCGGCCAGTATCACGCGAGCGGCAGGCAGCGCATAGAAGTCTCCCTGCCCTAGCCCGGAGCGGTGTCCGCCCACCTCGACGAAGCACTCGCCGCGGCCGTCAAACGGCCTAGCGGGTATCGATTCGCTATCGTTGAGATAGTTGAGAACCCCCGAAGCGACCACGGGGGCTTGCGATTTGGCGAAGGTAGCCGCCTTCGGCAGCGGCTTCCCCGACGGCGCCGTCACCGATGCGATATCGCCCAGTGCCCACACCCCGGGCCACTGCGTCGCCAATGTCGCATTGTCGACGGGAATCCATCCTCGAGACTCACCGACCGATATCGCCGGCTTGTGCGGCGGCACGAAGATCAGCAGATCGAAGGGCTCGGTTGTGCCGTCCGCGAACATGATGCGCCGGCTTTCCGAGTCCACACCGACTGCTGTGCGCTCGCCAAAGAAGCCGATGCCTGCGGCCGCCAGCATCGCGATCAGCTGTGCACCGACCACCGGACCAGCGGTCACCATGGGATGCGGCTCCGGGGTGAACATGTCGATAGTCACCTGTTCACGAATTCCATTTTCGCAAAAGAGATCTGCGGCTAGCAGCGCACCTTCTGTCGGTGCGGCCGGGCAGCGGTATGGCGTACTTGCCACGAGGAGGACCACGCGCCCCTCGGTGAAGGAGTCGAGCGCATGATGAGCCTCCCTCGCCGCAGCGGGGTCGTAGAAATGAACCGCCACGCCCGATTCGACAGCCTCCGGCAGGCCAGGCAGCCATCCAATGTTGTTGCGAGCACCTGCCGCGATGACAAGTGCGTGGTACTCGAGTTGCTCACCGTTATCCAAGGAGACGGTGCGTCGTTCGGGATCGACGGCTTGAACGGCGGCGCGGATGTAGTCGACGCCTCCGAGCGCAACTGGCGAGGGCGTCACCGCAACCTCGTCCGGGGTGCGCCAACCACGCATAATCCACGGCAGTGACAGGCCCTGTGTATGCGACCGCGCCTCGTCAATAAGGATCACGTGATGGCCGGATCCCCGCGCGCCCTCTGCCCGGAGGTGCTCCAGTACGCTCAGTCCGCCTATTCCAGCCCCGATAACGATGATTGTTTTGGGCATGCTTGTGTCCATTCCTGTAGATCCGAGCGCTCAGACGTTGATGACCTGGTCGGCCCAGCCGGTCCACTCAGCCAGTTGGGCCATCGACGATCGTGCGGCGCCGGGGACAAGGTCCTCATCGCCGAATCCCCTGGCGTCCAGGCAAATACCGCAGCAGCCCACCGCGATTCCTTTGGAAAGCAATCCTCGTACCATGGAGGCGAGGTTGTAGTAGCCGTTCGGGGTCGACTGCCCCACCTTCGCCGCACCGACCGAGTCACCAAACAGGAAGACCTTTACCTCGTGCTGATTGCCATCCCCGGCGACCTCACGCGCCCATCGAATGCCGTTGAACGTGCGCTCCGTTCCATACGGCGGGTCATGCAAGACGAATAGAAACTTCATGCGAACCTCCTGGTAGTTGCCCCCCGCCATCATTGGTACCATATTCCAAGGAAGATTGGAAGATAGTAATGACCAGCGCACTCCGCCGTTCTCTGCATGATCAGGTCGCCAACGTGGGCAAGGGACTCGCCAACGGTAAACGTCTCGAGATACTCGAATTGCTGACGCAGGCCGAACGCTCCGTCGAAGTGATCGCGGGGCTGACGGGCCTGAGCATCACCTCGACCTCGAGTCACCTACAGATCCTCAAACATGCAGGCCTGGTGACAACGCGGCGTGACGGGGTCAAGATCTACTACCGGATCAGCGGCCCGGAAGTCGCAGCCCTCATCGTCGCGACCCAGGCCGTCGCCAACCAGTACATCGCTGCGGCCGCCGAGGCAGCACGTTCGTTACTTGGCGATGACGTGGAGGCGATTGGCCCCGATGAACTGATCGAGCGAACGCAGAAGGCCGAAGTGATTCTCATCGATGTGCGGCCACGCGAGGAGTTCGACGCCGGGCACCTGACAGGCGCGGTGAGCATCCCGCTGGACGAACTCAACGACAGCCTGCGCGACCTGCCCCCGGCCGCCAACATCGTGGCGTACTGCCGGGGCCGCTACTGTGCACTAGCTCCCGCCGCAGCTCGGATGTTGGCCGCCCACAAGCGTGAAGCCGCCTATCTCACCGAAGGCATGCTCGAATGGAATGCCCGCCAGGACAGTTAGTCTGCGGACCGTCCGCTCGACGGCTACTGGTTCAGCGGCAGTTGCGCGATGATCGGGCCCGTCGGCGAGGTTGAACCCCGGCCTTTCTCG
This genomic window from Mycobacteroides chelonae contains:
- a CDS encoding TetR/AcrR family transcriptional regulator — translated: MQDSATVREKLLQGALDCLQERGYGNTSSRDIVRTAGVNLASINYHFGSKEALLNDALGQCFATWNQRVQQAFDQSAATSPYEQIRAVLAATIDSFAQIRPAVHACIESYAPALRSQDLRDRLASGYAEVRQHSVDLAKAALAGTDIEPPESLPTIVTVLMAIIDGLMIQWIADPTAIPNSEEVLQAIATLGALVPVSDNSS
- a CDS encoding DsrE/DsrF/TusD sulfur relay family protein — its product is MKFLFVLHDPPYGTERTFNGIRWAREVAGDGNQHEVKVFLFGDSVGAAKVGQSTPNGYYNLASMVRGLLSKGIAVGCCGICLDARGFGDEDLVPGAARSSMAQLAEWTGWADQVINV
- the mddA gene encoding methanethiol S-methyltransferase, which translates into the protein MRRLLTIGYGAISYVIFLASFLYSIGFVGDFLVPRTVDNGLASSVTDAFVVNGVLLGLFAVPHSVMARPVFKRWWTRLVPSTIERSTYVLVSSLLLILLFWQWRTMPAVVWNVSWAPGRIGLLALFWLGWAIVLASTFMINHFDLFGLRQVYLAWKGTPYSHLDFRVTLLYRLVRHPLMLGFIIAFWAAPTMTAGHLLFAIATTAYVLIALQFEEHDLRRDLGEPYREYSGRVPMLIPGARLRKRDVQPSEDPSGS
- a CDS encoding cytochrome P450, translating into MNVTLPPGPRLPRYVQSVLYLKFRERFLPAMRRKYGDVFSLQVPPYADNLVVYARPEHIKEIFAADPKVLHAGEGNQILSFAMGEHSVLITDEDEHARMRSLLMPAFTGAALRGYRAMIESVAAEHIGQWPAAAEISGLDRMNALTLDIILRVVFGVTDPNIKAELTTRLHAIINIHPAIFAGLPYPALKRFPPWKGFYDNQCKIDAILYQEIAARRVAVDLPDRSDVLSRLLQGKDPAAAPLTDAELRDQLITLLLAGHETTAAALSWTLWELAQNPPIQAEVVAAASRGDERYLEAVLKEGMRRHTVIASTARKLTTDTEIGGRPLPKGTVVNTSIVLAHANEESHPKPAEFRPARFLDGTVATNTWLPFGGGVRRCLGAGFALTEGTVILQEIFRHFTISPAKHLSAETPWVRNITTVPKHGARLWLSPLHDRMPA
- a CDS encoding NAD(P)/FAD-dependent oxidoreductase, with the translated sequence MPKTIIVIGAGIGGLSVLEHLRAEGARGSGHHVILIDEARSHTQGLSLPWIMRGWRTPDEVAVTPSPVALGGVDYIRAAVQAVDPERRTVSLDNGEQLEYHALVIAAGARNNIGWLPGLPEAVESGVAVHFYDPAAAREAHHALDSFTEGRVVLLVASTPYRCPAAPTEGALLAADLFCENGIREQVTIDMFTPEPHPMVTAGPVVGAQLIAMLAAAGIGFFGERTAVGVDSESRRIMFADGTTEPFDLLIFVPPHKPAISVGESRGWIPVDNATLATQWPGVWALGDIASVTAPSGKPLPKAATFAKSQAPVVASGVLNYLNDSESIPARPFDGRGECFVEVGGHRSGLGQGDFYALPAARVILAEPSEATHDRKQREEAEWIHWWQR
- a CDS encoding MFS transporter; translation: MATLAARPRFLPRGNITVLLLSQLIGGSGLAAGVTAGALLSQSAFGTELLAGLPNAAVTTGTALAAAVIGSLSQRWGRRGGLAFGYGAAAIGSAAAVVAIITSNAAILLLALGAYGAGSAATMQARYAGADLVRFKHQALVMSVVLMSTSAGVLVGPALLPPAEALATHLKLPAMAALFVLAGLAYLAAFIIIAMFLRMPRGESDSSRPTDRFGAATPAPSGPGLRFGTITICGAQALMVAIMTMTPVHMRHNGFSLSTTGLVIALHIASMYLPAPLSGYLVDRFGSRVVGQLAALVFSSSALVVLVSQGSSLISMTAALILLGWGWSLGVVAGSTAVTNATTSVTRARMQGRVDAAMSIAGALAGLLSGFVVATAGFTWLALGALLLAVGYWLTVTRPVRMGRSALLALSFIAFGCSLHDIATQVGSTARQANTVTH
- a CDS encoding DUF5997 family protein, whose product is MSRPNAQSMKPATAAKKLDVYLQATPAEFQENPITRAELAALQADPPEWLKDLRKHGPHPKNLVAAKLGVSISGLTRGGVEGALTTEQIDQLLEEKPPWLIAERESYQEVLREQRRVKALHADKARES
- a CDS encoding metalloregulator ArsR/SmtB family transcription factor, whose amino-acid sequence is MTSALRRSLHDQVANVGKGLANGKRLEILELLTQAERSVEVIAGLTGLSITSTSSHLQILKHAGLVTTRRDGVKIYYRISGPEVAALIVATQAVANQYIAAAAEAARSLLGDDVEAIGPDELIERTQKAEVILIDVRPREEFDAGHLTGAVSIPLDELNDSLRDLPPAANIVAYCRGRYCALAPAAARMLAAHKREAAYLTEGMLEWNARQDS